A region from the Halichondria panicea chromosome 11, odHalPani1.1, whole genome shotgun sequence genome encodes:
- the LOC135344472 gene encoding large ribosomal subunit protein eL42-like, producing MVNIPKQRKTFCKSCKRHQQFKVTQYKAGKASLYAQGKRRYDRKQSGYGGQTKVVFRKKAKTTKKIVLRMECTTCRKKKQTAIKRCKHFELGGDKKRKGQMIMF from the exons ATG GTCAACATACCTAAGCAAAGGAAGACATTCTGCAAGTCTTGTAAGAGACATCAGCAGTTCAAGGTGACCCAGTACAAAGCTGGGAAGGCCTCACTGTATGCACAAG GAAAGAGACGTTATGATCGCAAGCAGAGCGGGTACGGAGGTCAAACAAAGGTCGTGTTCAGGAAGAAAGCTAAGACTACTAAGAAGATAGTGCTGAGAATGGAGTGCACCACGTGTAGGAAGAAGAAGCAAACAGCCATCAAGAGGTGCAAACACTTCGAGTTAGGAGGAGACAAAAAACGAAAG GGACAAATGATCATGTTCTAA
- the LOC135344463 gene encoding ATP synthase F(0) complex subunit B1, mitochondrial-like codes for MLPRLGLALGRFTVPSRAALLNGVRPLSATTPPLKPEGNVGIRAGLVEKLGVTGPWTLGVGLGLYVIGKEFYVMNSETVILGVMGGVIYWLMTKVGKPVGEFLDTRSQNILTLLEEGKNKKMSVLETSIQAEKEVEVQLEARHELFEVFKENNDMLIEEEYRRRLHEVTNEVKKRLNYHVEVDATQKAFEHRHMVAWLERQVTEAMKGKQDESLVQCMTDLKRFSTV; via the exons ATGTTACCAAGGTTAGGCTTGGCTCTGGGCCGCTTTACAG TGCCTTCTAGAGCAGCTCTACTGAATGGAGTGCGTCCATTGAGTGCCACCACTCCTCCTCTCAAGCCAGAAG GCAATGTGGGCATTAGAGCTGGTCTGGTAGAGAAGCTTGGAGTGACTGGCCCCTGGACATTGGGGGTGGGTCTGGGCCTGTATGTCATCGGGAAGGAGTTCTATGTCATGAACTCTGAGACAGTCATCCTGGGTGTCATGGGCGGAGTTATCTATTGGCTCATGACAAAGGTCGGCAAACCTGTTGGAGAGTTCCTGGATACACGATCACAG AACATTCTCACTCTGTTGGAGGAAGGCAAAAACAAAAAGATGTCAGTCCTAGAGACGAGTATTCAGGCTGAGAAGGAGGTCGAAGTACAGCTGGAGGCACGACACGAACTGTTTGAGGTCTTCAAA GAGAACAATGATATGCTGATAGAGGAGGAGTACCGTCGCAGACTGCATGAGGTCACCAACGAGGTCAAGAAAAGACTCAATTATCAC GTTGAGGTGGACGCTACTCAGAAGGCGTTTGAGCATCGGCACATGGTCGCCTGGCTGGAGAGACAAGTCACTGAGGCCATGAAGGGAAAACAG GATGAAAGCTTGGTACAGTGTATGACTGACCTCAAGCGATTCTCCACTGTCTGA